One genomic window of bacterium includes the following:
- a CDS encoding Xaa-Pro peptidase family protein: MTKRQYLETGLRQDMTAAGVDAVIGVSPENVQHLAGVFIISQRMISDRLAFAVYRREGTPFFVVSTVVEHTARTQSWIDEIVPYTEHAVLPIDGSVRALKERGLDRGRIWVEMGYLPGRDADALRRALPHLEILDAETVLDRSRMVKTNNEIRHMTEIAAVWETAVEAGYRATKAGETERSIAHRLAQNLLAGGADWVPFYSFASGPERTMIAHSVPDDSRVGPGQIMRLDMVGCFRGYYTDFGRMAVVGEPSAAQRDAYQKLITLQREMIARMKPGRRASDLYRESVAVGKELGLEFSMDAIGHSLGLRLHEYPILNPYEEETLAPNMLMCVEILHAFKGLGRFHVEDLVRVSEGGGERLTTKMDTSGLMSVG; the protein is encoded by the coding sequence GTGACGAAGCGTCAGTATCTCGAAACTGGATTGCGGCAGGACATGACTGCGGCGGGGGTGGATGCGGTGATCGGGGTTTCCCCCGAGAACGTGCAGCACTTGGCCGGGGTGTTCATCATCAGCCAGCGAATGATCAGCGATCGGCTCGCGTTCGCGGTATACCGGCGTGAGGGAACACCTTTCTTTGTCGTGAGCACGGTCGTCGAACACACGGCCCGCACGCAGTCGTGGATCGATGAGATCGTGCCGTACACCGAGCACGCGGTACTGCCGATCGACGGGTCAGTGCGCGCGTTGAAGGAGCGGGGACTCGATCGCGGGCGGATCTGGGTGGAGATGGGATATCTGCCCGGACGGGATGCCGATGCGCTGCGGCGCGCACTGCCCCACCTCGAGATCCTTGACGCCGAGACGGTGTTGGACCGGTCTCGGATGGTGAAGACGAACAACGAGATCCGGCACATGACGGAGATCGCCGCCGTCTGGGAGACAGCGGTCGAGGCCGGGTATCGCGCGACCAAGGCCGGCGAGACCGAGCGCTCGATTGCCCATCGCCTGGCGCAGAACCTGTTGGCCGGCGGTGCCGACTGGGTGCCTTTCTACAGCTTCGCTTCCGGGCCCGAGCGGACGATGATCGCTCACTCCGTGCCGGACGACAGCCGAGTGGGACCGGGTCAGATCATGCGACTGGATATGGTCGGGTGTTTCCGCGGGTACTACACTGACTTCGGGCGCATGGCGGTCGTCGGGGAGCCGTCCGCGGCGCAGCGCGACGCGTACCAGAAGCTCATCACGCTGCAGCGCGAGATGATCGCGCGGATGAAGCCGGGACGACGTGCATCCGACCTGTACCGCGAGTCCGTCGCGGTCGGCAAGGAGCTTGGTCTCGAGTTTTCGATGGATGCGATCGGTCACAGCCTCGGTCTTCGGCTGCACGAATACCCGATTCTCAATCCATACGAGGAAGAAACGCTCGCACCGAACATGCTGATGTGCGTCGAGATCTTGCACGCGTTCAAGGGACTCGGCCGCTTTCACGTAGAGGATCTCGTCCGGGTGAGCGAGGGCGGCGGGGAGCGACTGACGACGAAGATGGACACCAGCGGGTTGATGAGCGTCGGCTAA